The following is a genomic window from Osmerus eperlanus chromosome 18, fOsmEpe2.1, whole genome shotgun sequence.
ATAGTCAACAGGCGCAAGCTCAGTTTCAGTGTCCTCCCCTTTCAGTCCAACTGACACAAGTGATCAGTGACCAAAATACACATGCTTTTAATTTTATGACCCGTTAACAATGAATCGGAGTGGAGTTCCTGATATGATGACAGTGACATATAAACAGGTAATTCACTTTACAtgcattcatctctctctcacaaacacatacacttgTGGATTGGTCTCAGCCCCTAACATGCCGAGGAGTGTCGCCTCTGCAAATATGTATAGACTTTCACACAGTGATCCCAGCAGTCTAACACTAGCAGCTGTCCTTTCTGGGTGATGGCCACCCCCACGGGGCAGGTCAAGCCCTCCTGAATAAGGATGTTGAAGCCACCCTCTTTTGGGAATTGTAGGATCTCTTTCCTACCGCTGTCTGTGACCAGTAGGTCCCCATTGATGTCAACACACATGCCTGTGATACATCGGAAGTCCTCTGTCTCTGAGAAAAAGTGGCTAAGCTGCTTGCCAAGCTGCCCATCCATGCCCACTGAGCCTATGGAGAAGCCACCCTCCAGGTGATGCTCATTGTGGCGGTTCTCAATATTCAGGCCCAGGCCTTGGGTAAAGTACACAGTGCCCGCTGCGTCGCAAGTCACAAACTTGGGCCGTACAGCTGAACAGAGGCGATTGTAGTTGACCACGCCCACGTTGCGGTCCACCGCCAGGCACCACAACTTGCCACCCTCCACGTCAGACACAACAAACTGGCCCGATGGCATGGCAGCAATGCCCCATGGCTTGATGAGCTGGTTCTTGTGGCATGCCACGCAGTGACCATCTGTGGTATACACCTTGACAGAGTTATCGTAGTTGTCAGTGACGCCAATTAAACCTTGGGCAGTGATGGCAATAGACAGGGGGATGAGGTTAGGCAGGTCAGCGCCCAAAAAGCTGAGGACAAAATTGTCAATGCTACTGGGGTTGCGTCGGATCTCCCTCTGGAAGCCCTTGCGATTGAAAATCTGTATGCGGTAATTGCCGCGGTCAGCCACCAGGACCTCACCCTGCGGCGTAACACAGATGCTGACAGGCAGGTTAAACATTCCTGGTAGGTTGCCTTTGCAGCCCATTTTCTTCACAAACTGGCAAAGCTGAGCTGGGGTACCTGGCCCACTCCCTACAGGCAATGCCTCCCCACCATCCATAGACTTGGACTTGAAACTACCGGGCGAGGCGCAGACAGCCTCCTCTATAGCAGTTATCATGTTTATGTCTCTGTAGAGATCCAGAGGAAGCTCAGACATCCCTGTAGCTCCTTCTGTTACCATGATGCCACCCACCGCTCCATCTCCGAGCTCAAAGCTACTGTCCTCATCAGTGTTGACAGTGCACGGTTTGGTGGTGAGCTGGCCTACCTCTAGAGCTTTGGTATGCTCCGTCTTCTCCAGCTTGGGTTCCTGGAGCTTGAGGAGAACATTCAGGCTGCTTCCCAGATCCAGCTCTTCTTCATCATTGCCCCCTCCGTCCTCCGCCAGCAAGGCAATGTCACTCTGCTTCACTCGCATTGTCAGGTAGTCAGAGCGGGACACCACTTGCACCTCAGCGATGTTCAGCA
Proteins encoded in this region:
- the trim32 gene encoding E3 ubiquitin-protein ligase TRIM32; translated protein: MAVMCPSLDPDVMREVLECPICLETYNQDKMRPKLLQCGHTVCRQCLEKLLASTINGVRCPFCSKVSRMSSISQLADNLTVLKILDCTSSSKTAVALMCKTCHNRLPRHYCCDCGTVLCDLCKGEGHQQQGHSVQPIKAAAEQLRKELGGKLAALCEAMGHIQKKKTFINTVAKSLTFKYLSVQQDYTKAELRLQEELGRSRRAFSSSIAEVEKLNGQILEEQTYLLNIAEVQVVSRSDYLTMRVKQSDIALLAEDGGGNDEEELDLGSSLNVLLKLQEPKLEKTEHTKALEVGQLTTKPCTVNTDEDSSFELGDGAVGGIMVTEGATGMSELPLDLYRDINMITAIEEAVCASPGSFKSKSMDGGEALPVGSGPGTPAQLCQFVKKMGCKGNLPGMFNLPVSICVTPQGEVLVADRGNYRIQIFNRKGFQREIRRNPSSIDNFVLSFLGADLPNLIPLSIAITAQGLIGVTDNYDNSVKVYTTDGHCVACHKNQLIKPWGIAAMPSGQFVVSDVEGGKLWCLAVDRNVGVVNYNRLCSAVRPKFVTCDAAGTVYFTQGLGLNIENRHNEHHLEGGFSIGSVGMDGQLGKQLSHFFSETEDFRCITGMCVDINGDLLVTDSGRKEILQFPKEGGFNILIQEGLTCPVGVAITQKGQLLVLDCWDHCVKVYTYLQRRHSSAC